The DNA segment GGACTTGAAATCCAAAATATCCGGGGTGGAGGAGCTCTTGGAGGAATTCCGCAAACAGCTGCAGCAGGACCAGACCTACAGGACAGGTGAAGTGATGGACTCCTGCGTGGGCGACTTCAGTGCCGCGGGGGATCGCATCATCCGGGCCAAGGACTCCATCGAGCAAGGAGCCACCTTCCTGCTGGCCCCGGACAAGGTGTACACCAGGAAGGACTGTGTGCACGCCTGCTGCTCCCAGCCTCACTGCACAGTTGCGGTGCTTCACGAGGACCAAAGGCAGCCCGGGGACAGTCTCCGCTGCTACCTGTTTAACTGCACCTACAGGAGTAAGAATGTGTGCGCCTTCTCGGCTCAGAAAGGCTTCACGACATACAGCCGGACTCCCAACACAACGCAGGGACACCTCCCTGTTTCATCTAGCGACTCAGCCCGGAGGCCCGGAGAAGAAGCTCCTGATGAGGATGATGCAGGTGGGAGACCCTGCAGACACACGCAGTGTTAGTTACTGGGTTAAGAACTGTTTTATAACTGATAGGTTATTTAGAAAATGATAGGATGTCCATGCCTTCATGTATGTTTAAGTAAAATTGATGGAGCAATAGAAAATAGCATGTTTGCTAATGGTTGCTGAAAAAGTTATTATTCATTAGGATGTTTTTCCTGTTATGACAGCAATTATTTCTTGAATTATGATGTTATAATTAGATCACCGATGATCATATTGGATGGGCTTTTGTAATCTTCTATATGAGGTGTTATAAGCTAAGATACCAAAagtaatttattaattttccTCAGGTTTGTGGCAAAAACCTTATTTGGGTAATTTTCTGTcactttactgtatttttttatttaatcccaccagGAAACCCTGCTGTTAAAACAGGATAAAAACTTTTCTGTCAGCTTTGTAACAGCTGACAGAAACTGACTTTAACAGCAGAACCAGCCTTTAGCACCTGCTTCTTATCCAGATAATGCAGTAGAGAGGATTAATGATTTGCCTCATAGGTTTGTAGCCTTGCCCTCCTGAGAATAGAAGCAGATGTTTTTGTGAGGGGCTTTGGGCGTGAGCAATGGAATTAAAAGGATATatgtgaataaaaaacaaaaaatatctaATCATGTTTTAGCCTGCGATAGAATCAAACATGATTTAATGTGAAAATTGGATGAAGAGAGTAAATAAAGAGGCATGTAGAGGACACTTTCCATCTACCTGTGCTTGATGTTGCAGACGTGGATGAGCCTCCTCGCAGTGACGCTGGACAGGATGTGGTTATCCAGCTGCCCACAGATTGGGCTGTGCTGGATGGCCGTGACAGCGTGGACGACCACGGGATCCGCCGCTATGAGTGGAGTCTGATTAAAGGAGACACAGCCATCAATATGAAGGTCAGCATGTGCCTTAGTCAATACAGTCTATACAGGTGTAGATGAAAGCCTCTAACTATGGCGGTGACAAAGGATTAGACTAAAGATCCACATATATACATCTCTATTGTTCTCTCCTTCAGGTGTCTCTGATGTTTTCATTTGCAATATGAATACCCAGAAAGCTAAATGCGTTTGGGTATTTTCATTAGTTAAGTCAACAGAGTGGCTTGTGTGCAGAGATCAACACAAATAAAGAGCTTATTATTTCTAAACTGCCCTTAGGTAAGCAGCAATACAAGACACTGTCCTGTGGTTATAACATTAAAGAGATTTTAAACACCCTGCACAGCTTTTCCTGTTcttatgtaaatattaaaaccactaattttctgtattttctacCTTTAACAGAAAATAGCTCCCAATGAAAACAATTGGCAGGAAAGTACAGAACCATGTTGACACAGTGCTCATTACAGAGCAACTCTCTGTTCATAGCAGGTTGCACAACTCTTAAAAATTATGTATGGCAacagtaatataatataatgtaatataatataaaactcATGGGCCAAGTTATGGAAAATATTATTTGGTCTAAAAATCTCTGCAGTATAATCTAATATGAAATCTAAGAACCTAGGTATGGGGAAAATGAAACAATTGGAAGATAAACTAGTGGGTGATGCTGTCAGAAGATGTCCAGTCTCAGCATTTTATAGGTTAttctgctctgctctgcacAAAACCAAAATCATCAAGGCTAAGGAGAAACAACACAACACTTATTACTATGTATATGTATTGTATATCCTGCCCTGGTACAGATTTTTATTGATAAGATAATAGATAGACCTTACGTAGACCTTATTAGCTTAAAGTAGAAAAGTAGAAAATAAATTTTgtcaaaatcaaataaaaataaattcaataaagtgaaataattacatttaatatgTAATGTTGTAAGATctaacaacaaaaaatatgtccaattcaaaaatgcaaaatgctaaaaacatGTAGGAAgccaaaaaaaacatgtaatataAACAGCATAGTAAAGATCAGATGGCGTCAGTATGACTGTAAGTGTTGTGATTGTGCAAAGATAAAATAAAGCGTTAGCATGAGAGAGTAGATTTTCTCTGCTACACAGATGTGGTGCATTGCTAGGATTGATTGCATGTGGTATGGAACATTTCCTGTATCTGTTCTTGTGCCAGTGGAGCTGAGCCAGTCTGTCAGAGAAGTAAGTAGGATGGATGTATGATCCATGATGCATATACTGCTACATGTTTAAAACCCAGTGCGGTTTTACAGAAGTCCTCACtaggtgtttttttaatttggcaaAACAAAAGTCTAGAAGTTGATTGCTTCAgagatgtattttttgtttgtgctcTAAAGTCAACACATCCAGGTTTGCTGAAGATCAGTGGCCTCCAGGAAGGAGTCTACACGTTTCAGATGACAGTCACTGACACGGCGGGACAGAAGAGCTCCGATAACATCTCTGTCACCGTACTGGCTCCAAAACACCAAGCAGAAGGTAATGAATCACCAAAACTTCCATCTATGTTCTGCAACTTCCTTTGTGCTGCACTGATTACCGCTAAAGGGTGCGTGACTTGTGACATATTCCTTTACCATTTAAGAGAGAAGATGTGTAGTTACTGTATTCTTATCTGTGCCCACAGTATGTACCGGTCACTGCTCAAACTACCAATTTAAGTGTGATGACGGTTGCTGTATTGACATCACCTATGCCTGCGATGGGAAGCAGCACTGTCCAGACCGCTCAGACGAAGACTTCTGCCCAAACTGTAGGAAACACCTAGTACTCACTTTGTTGGAGCTGGAAGACGAATCCAATTTTCATTTCTATTAAAGTTTTTAATGATTATGCATACtagataaaattaattaatttcagtACAAAACTCTTTTCTCTTATAAATCAAGAACGACACTTTCTTATATGGCAGTGTGCTTCTGAACAAGCCCGAACTCACTCAGGTTTCAGCTGAAGCCAGCATGACTAAAAAGACAGCCGTTGGTCAATTAACCTGTAAAAAGTATGTGTTATGCTAATGTACAGCTGTCTTAAAAGATCAAATTTACAACCAGTGAGTAAAATAGCTGTTATTATATTTATGTGATGAGTGGATAATAGAAGTCTTTTGTAAGGCTGAAATTATTTGAGTCATTTCATCAATATAAATGCTAGCAAAAATCCATAAACATACCTTCCCTTAAGCGAtggcttcttttgtttttttctagtcGATGGCAGCCGAAAGTCAGTGACCCACGCTGTGGACCTGCCCAGCCCTCAGCGGCCTGTCGCTCAGACAAAGAAAGCTGAAGACGACTCCATGCTCCCGACTGGAGCCAGAAAGACCATCACACCGCAAGACACAAGCAAGGCGGCTCCTTCTCAAAGTGCCAGTGAGCAGGAAGCTTCAGTCAGTCAAGGTAGAGAGGTCAAAGTCCTTGTAAAAGCATGTAAAACCAATCTGAAGGCATCTTAAAATTGTCATTTTAATGTTCTCGGGGATATAAAAGCAGCAAATATAGAATCACTACTCagataagatttttttaaaagcacttaaATTAAAGTGAGgtttaaaaagatgttttctcCCACAACTTGTACTTCGGCAGCACCAACTCAAAGTTTCACAGGAGTGTGGCTTGATTGATGGCTCAGTCCATAGTGCCAACATGATCGACATCTTGGTTCACCCCACCAGACCAATGATAAGGATGCTTTCCTACATCTTTACTATGACGTTCAGATATGCCTGCCAGCACACGGTTAACATACTGTGAAAGTCTTTTGCGGACATGCCTCAGTACAATTCAATTGGCTCATAAATCACCAGACTGCCTGTTGATTGGCTCTCAAGGAAGGCCGTAGTTCTCCCATAAATTTCTATTCGGGGTTCTTTGAGTGCCTTGGCTCTCTCCTATAACGTCTCTGGTGGTGTTCATGCTCCAAGGTACTTGGAAAAACACTTATTTAAAAGGAGCCTTTGTACAAGATGCAGAGATATAAAGTGAAGTTGAAATAGGGACAGGGTTCGCTCCATCATGATAACCACTGTAAACCACAAGATGGTGCCGCAAGTCCAACATAAGAAATTCcattaaagcaaaaattaaCCAACTGTTAACACAACATCTGTACAGAGTTCATGTTAGTAATTAGTAAAGAGTTTCAGGAATATTTAGCATTAATACTGGTTGGGCTGGACGTCTGCACTAAAACTAGAGCCAGTCGTTTGTCACAGCCAGCGGTCTGGCTCcagtaaaacagtatgtaagccaAGTTTGATTGGCCAACTGCTAGCCTGTTCTTAAAAGTGATGCTGAAGTTATTAGTTCACCTGTAAAGCAAGCAGGGTCAACAAAATACTAAtagttatttcttttctttctatttttacaataatgaagcttttttttttttagcaaaataaagaagctattcttagcagcatggaCAGCAGAAAGGAAGGCAACCTTTGTTGTCCAGGGCTagacactgaaataaaaagcaTATGGACTATAAAGCTTATTTTGGAGGAAATATAAAGTACAACCTATTTTCTGAAGAAATAGGTTGGCATGTGTTATCACAGAGGTCGTTTTATGGCGTAGTCCCAGCCTCCAACGAGGCAACGCCACGACTGAGACAGTGTGCAGCCAAAACCTTTATAGATGAAAGCCCATGTCTACAGTGTACTCAGCTATCGCATTATTAGACAGATTTAGGCAATTAATATAAAATGGTGATGTTAACTGTGTTTAAAGCACTTTAGTCACACTTTGGAGCATTTCTTCATTGCAGTCTGTTTAGGAAAGGAGAAACAGAAGAATATGAAAATGTAGGATACAGGAATTTGTGTCATTGGTGCAGAATCCCCTTTGTGAAGAGACCAAGAGGGTTTGGTGTGTCTGGGTACTGAAGCAGATGGAGCCTGTAGGCAGCCACTGAGTCATGGCACGGAGCTCAAAATGCTGGCAAAGCCACAGGGCCACTCTGCGGTCCCTGGGAAAGCAGCTCTTTGCCTGCATCCACTCTGAGTGCTGGAACAAAGCTCCTCTGTCCGCTCTGCCATCCGATCCCTGAATGTCACTGACCACACTGCTGTTTTACTATAGATATTTTGTGCTCAAGGTGGATTCTCAGGAGTCTTTTCTTCATTTGACAAATGCACGTCCAAGTTCTTAGGAAACTAAGATGATACCTCATTGTTTAGTGCTCAAAGTCAAAAGGAAAAATAGTTAATCCACTGTTGTGTAGAGGGCTTTGACCTTTGCACTCAAGGTGGATGATGACATTGGATGATATCTTAAGTCGCTGGTAGAAGGGCTCGAAGTAATCTTAGATATCCGTATCACTTTATCTCTTTATTTAGACACAAAGTCCAAGCAACAGTCCTACAGCCAAGCTTGTTTGATGTCCGATATCAAACATAGAAAAGCTGCAGATTGTCAACAGCAGTCTTTTGgtcacccttcatttctttatcttttgctagaaaaacaagaaatgcatgcacacatggaaatacagtatataaagcaAAACAGAGTTCGTACCTTTATTCTTCTACACAGCTCAAACTCCCTTAGATAAACTTTATTGTAATTTCTGTAAATAGTCTTCAGGAGTAGTTCTCTAAGCTTCATGAAGGACATCCAAAGCTGTTTTTTGGATGTTGACcctcttttgttctgttctctgtcaagataatCCCACGCTGCTTCAATGATGTTGAGGTCCGGGCACTGTGAAGACCAAGTCATAACTGAtggtgttccattgtgtgtttttctgtcaagcTACGCTTTTATTGAATTGGCAGTAAAAAGACTGAATCTAAATACTTTCATTTTGGATTTATCACTCCATCAGAAATGTTGCCACTGACTTTTATCCCAGTTTCTGTGTAATATGGGATacatcagccttttctccctgtttcccttccttaagaatggcttcttcacAGCCACCTTagcactgagaccatttctgatgaggctcaGTGAACAGTAGTAGTGCCCCTCTATGCTTAATTATTAATATGTCAGTATTAAGTTGTTTAAGTAgaaaatacactgaaaataGTCAGATACAGTCATTTTCGCTGTTTCCGAATTCACCCAAAGATGTAAAGTCAGGGTTATTCGAGTGGTGTGCCATTCTATTAATATGGCAGTATGTTTAATACTGTAACAGTATCTCTTTATTACATAATAGTATTTAATATTGATGCTAAAATCAATTTACCTGAATCCATTTGTAGGACAAATGTTGAAGAGTTTGATATTAAAATTGTAACACCAGCTACGAAAGGCTGTATTAAATATGTACTTCATCTTCCTGCCTCGACCTGAGTGTTCAACTTTGagctgttgatttttttcaactCGATGTGACAAATGAGGGATCAGCACAGTGAAACTGAGGACACTACTGTTAGCCTTCCTGTCTCTAATAATTAGCATACATTCCAAAATAAACtcattttgttgtattcatTATGATCTGAAGCTGGTGACTGAGCCCATAAAattgtttactgaggtcacagatcAAGGGCACATAGGACTGTTACCACTGACTTCTACACAACTGGAAGTCTTCTGCCAGCTGGAGGAGTCTCCCCATGCTGGCCACTAAAGAGGATATTGCTTTTTTACTactgtctctgaacaggtgTCATTGCTGTGCAAGAatcatttaaatgtgttaaatataaaGGCCGTGTCTTGTTCCTTTAGACCCATGTGCTGCTGCTCCAGTTGTGGGACCCTGTAAAGGCACCTTCCCACGGTGGTACTACGACCAAAATGTGGGAGAGTGCAAACACTTCCTGTATGGAGGCTGCCAGGGAAACCACAACAACTTCCTCCAGGAGTTGGACTGTGTCAGTGAATGCATACAAAAAAGTGAGAGCCCACCTTACATTCattttgattgatttattttgtaGTAAGATTGACTTTATTATGTACGAACACCTTTTAGGTCCAGCTTTCAGACCTGCCAGTGTGGCTCCTCCAGTCACCAAGCAGACTGAGATAGGTATATTCATCCAAAGAATCAAACACATGTCAATAATTCAGTGTTGTGAGTCAGCTGTTTTCTCATCTAAgcggttttattttttaagcttcCCCTAAAGCCACCCAGAGCCAAGCAGTGAGTGACGCCCCCATCTCCAAACCATTTCCAGTCATGGGAGGACACCCAGTCCCAGAGTCAGGTGAGACCCAGagcttctgtctgctttttGTGGCTCTTCCCTCTCTATCCGATGACCTTTTCTGAATGGGGCGCATTTCTTTCTCCAGGTGCCATCCTTCCTCTGGCACTTGGCCTAATCATCACTGCCCTGCTGCTGCTCATGATCAGCTGTCGTCTCAGGCTCGTCCGCCACAAACTGAAGAAAGCGCGTCCCCTCACTACAGAGGAGTCAGATTACCTCATTAATGGCATGTACCTGTAGCCAATCAGAGACCCGAGAAAAGAACCATCAGAGCCCGATCCAGGACGTTCTGAATTTGCACTCTGCGTTTCTTCGATGTCTCTTAATTTATCCTCGTTTCCTGTTAGAAAGATCCAAAGCTCTGCTGCCGTGAACGTTGCCGAACACCTCCACACCGATCCCCTCTGACTGGCACTGTATATCAGCTGCTGATAGATTCAGCGAACATACTGAGATGCTTGTGAATTCATACTTATGTCCTAAGAAAATCACTGATGGAATATCAGCGTTTCTCCTTTACTTCTGATACAGATACTAAAATAGACACTTGTCTTATCTATTACAACTGATTAATTAAACACTGGTTACTTTGAGACAAACATGTTCATTTTACTGCACAAAACATGCGCTATTTCTGCCTCTGTGCGACTTTAATGTGCCatatttttgctgtgtgttttaatcCCATTAAATTGCCGTAAGGCAGACACAAAAAGCATCGAGTGCCTGTTACAGTCCTATAGGACctgatttttttcatgtacataaacacatatacacactttTGCAATGGTGGATGTTCATGTCAAACATAATCAGAGTCTAATCATGTGGTCAGCATATGTGAGCGAGAAGGCTTCAGACTCTGTTAAATGCTGTTTCAGGtccttttttcttcctgctgGTTCTTTAGGATGTCAGTGAGAGCAGATATTCCAAATTTGGTCTATCAGCCACACGGACATTCATGGGTCTGAGGACAGAAACCCAACCCACCtgtcaaaccttctgtttatgGCCTGTAGCTATTCAGAAAAACAGAGTGTACTTAATTTGTCCCCAAAGGTCAGGCAGCCAAAATATTCAACACAgcctgtaataaaatatttgcataaacagaaaaataaagcagtGTTTCTCAGACTGTAGAGCATAGAGTCACAGTAGGTGGGGTGTGAGTGAGTTTGGTAAAGTGTGAAGTTTAatgaacattatttttttaatgaaaaattaaacacTCGAAGCTTTGCTCATGAGCTTTTCTGCTGACCTTTAGTCCCCTGAATTTAAGCATAGTCTGTTTTAAAGCCAAGTAtgccaaataaaaataataagcatTATTTTGAACTATGAATCATATGAAGCTACTCTTGCTAAGTCAAAAATGTTATATTATGCGGCTGGAAATTATGATATGTTTCCTTTAAAGTTTGCCAGAATCATATAAAACTATAGCAAAGTCTTTTGGTGAATTTCTAGTCCTGTATGATTTTGTTGCGTATTTTTCTCTAATAAGGCAACATAATTGGAGTGTATtccatatatctatatatatatttattttgataaATGTATTCCCCCAAAGTGCTGTCTTTCATGTAACATATTAAAGTttattatataattaaaaagtaCCGGGGTTATATATGTTAACAACAGGATTTGCCAAAACGATTTTATTTAGAGATGATCATCATATCTGTAGAGATTCGTCTCTCCCTCTTGTATTTCTGGAATTTTGATAATCAAACATTTAGTCCATCGTGTCAAGAAAAAATCGTTTAAAATCATTTTGCTTTACAACCAACTTTTCATTACTTTGTCGCAGTGTAGGGTTTGGCGTGAAGAAAACTGGATTTCTATCACAGCCCTGTCTTTTTTACTGATGGTGTGCCGAGCCAGTTCCACCTTGGTTCTTTTAGAGAATCAGCATATATTTCAACAAGTATAGTGACTCGACTGTTGATGGAGAAGAGAACTTGAAGGCTGAATctgttaatcttttttttctatcgAGGTATGCCCAGCCATTTTGTGTCTTCTATTGTGGCTGTACATGGAACTGATTCTAGATTTAGTACCAACTTACTCACTCATCTGCTCcgttattaggtacacctgttcagctgctccTTATTGCAAATCAGCCAATCACTGCAAGCAACTCAGTGGATTTAGGAATTTTGATGTGGTCAGGACAACACTTCTgaggttcaaactgagcatcacaaCGGGGAAGAAAGGCCattaaagtgactttgaatgtagcA comes from the Astatotilapia calliptera chromosome 15, fAstCal1.2, whole genome shotgun sequence genome and includes:
- the lrp11 gene encoding low-density lipoprotein receptor-related protein 11, which translates into the protein MALLQHPRLLLACVGLLLLLTFGSIDARSSPISDLKSKISGVEELLEEFRKQLQQDQTYRTGEVMDSCVGDFSAAGDRIIRAKDSIEQGATFLLAPDKVYTRKDCVHACCSQPHCTVAVLHEDQRQPGDSLRCYLFNCTYRSKNVCAFSAQKGFTTYSRTPNTTQGHLPVSSSDSARRPGEEAPDEDDADVDEPPRSDAGQDVVIQLPTDWAVLDGRDSVDDHGIRRYEWSLIKGDTAINMKSTHPGLLKISGLQEGVYTFQMTVTDTAGQKSSDNISVTVLAPKHQAEVCTGHCSNYQFKCDDGCCIDITYACDGKQHCPDRSDEDFCPNFDGSRKSVTHAVDLPSPQRPVAQTKKAEDDSMLPTGARKTITPQDTSKAAPSQSASEQEASVSQDPCAAAPVVGPCKGTFPRWYYDQNVGECKHFLYGGCQGNHNNFLQELDCVSECIQKSPAFRPASVAPPVTKQTEIASPKATQSQAVSDAPISKPFPVMGGHPVPESGAILPLALGLIITALLLLMISCRLRLVRHKLKKARPLTTEESDYLINGMYL